One stretch of Kwoniella newhampshirensis strain CBS 13917 chromosome 5, whole genome shotgun sequence DNA includes these proteins:
- a CDS encoding asparagine-tRNA ligase, producing MRRSTTRLSSLPPTLRTILSTHRSSTSSSSPSSSSSPSSTSTSTSTSTSTSIPGSRPSSTSNSGSSSSSSNNANDKVTINGWIKSIRTHKNVSFVEVNDGSQSGSLQAVLKGKGKGEGLTNGTSVTMTGRLERSRGQGQDIELIVDDLNVIGECDPETYPIQKKSLPASVLRDNAHLRFRTSHTASIMRIRDALSRDWHDWFEENGFTHIHTPILTGSDCEGAGEVFTLVDQASTSKSPPPFFPHPVHLTVSSQLHLEAPTHSLSRTYTLSPSFRAEPSLTSRHLSEFYMLEAEVAWLNTLDELLDVVEDGIKGCVGRILAGDVGGGGRRGKRVREDLEVVSRSLETEPEQESDSVNDTTALNTSDPLGHLRQVMAKPFTRITYTSALDLLRSTHETEQGLFVSRPPKWGESIATEHEKWLALHFGGPVFVTNYPASIKPFYMLPASSSSSSASMTNEDSTAQSEGVPGQTVECFDLLFPHLGEMAGGSLREHRLSHLLTAIDEAGMKREEYDWYLDLRRYGSVPHGGWGMGWDRWVCWVTGVGNIRDVVPFPRWKGHCKY from the exons ATGCGTAGAAGTACCACCAGACTATCTTCGCTACCTCCGACTTTACGGACTATACTGTCTACTCATCGATCGtccacttcatcctcatccccgtcgtcgtcctcatccccttcctccacttctacgtccacctcgacctcgacctcgacctccatCCCTGGCTCACGACCCAGCTCCACTTCCAATTCCGGCTCTAGCTCCAGCTCCAGTAACAACGCCAATGACAAGGTCACGATCAACGGGTGGATCAAGTCTATCAGGACGCACAAGAATGTGTCGTTCGTAGAAGTGAATGATGGGAGTCAGAGCGGGAGCTTGCAAGCTGTTttgaaggggaaggggaagggtgAAGG TCTAACCAACGGTACCAGCGTCACGATGACGGGTCGTCTCGAACGTTCacgaggtcaaggtcaagataTCGAGTTGATAGTCGACGACTTAAATGTGATAGGCGAATGTGATCCAGAA ACGTACCCTATACAGAAGAAATCGCTGCCCGCGTCCGTCCTTCGGGACAATGCACATCTGCGATTCAGAACTAGTCACACCGCTTCGATCATGCGGATACGAGATGCTTTATCGAGAGACTGGCACGATTGGTTTGAG GAAAACGGcttcactcacatccacacGCCAATCCTCACCGGATCAGATTGTGAGGGTGCCGGCGAAGTCTTCACGCTCGTCGACCAAGCCTCCACATCCAAATCGCCGCCTCCATTCTTCCCTCATCCTGTTCATCTCACCGTTTCCTCCCAACTCCATCTCGAAGCGCCGACCCATAGTCTCTCGAGGACATACACCCTATCACCGTCCTTTCGAGCAGAACCGAGTCTGACATCTCGACATCTGTCCGAGTTCTACATGCTAGAAGCGGAAGTGGCGTGGCTCAACACACTCGATGAGCTGCTCGATGTCGTGGAGGATGGAATCAAAGGGTGTGTAGGGAGGATACTAGCAGGAGATGTCGGAGGTggtgggaggagagggaagcgagtgagagaggattTGGAAGTCGTTTCGAGGTCGTTGGAAACAGAGCCAGAGCAGGAATCAGACTCGGTCAACGATACTACCGCTCTCAACACCAGTGATCCTTTaggtcatcttcgacaagtCATGGCTAAACCATTCACACGAATCACCTATACCTCAGCATTGGATCTACTTCGATCGACCCACGAGACGGAACAGGGTTTGTTCGTCTCACGACCACCGAAATGGGGTGAGAGCATTGCGACTGAACATGAGAAATGGTTGGCTCTCCATTTCGGAGGTCCGGTGTTCGTCACGAACTATCCAGCGAGTATCAAACCGTTCTACATGCTTCCtgcgtcgtcgtcctcttcgtcggcCTCAATGACGAACGAAGACTCCACTGCCCAGTCCGAAGGCGTACCCGGACAAACGGTTGAAtgcttcgatctcctcttcccgcACCTTGGCGAGATGGCAGGTGGTTCCCTTCGAGAGCACAGACTATCACACCTGCTCACGGCCATCGATGAGGCAGGTATGAAACGGGAGGAATATGATTGGTATCTCGATCTCAGGAGATACGGATCAGTACCCCACGGTGGATGGGGTATGGGATGGGACAGATGGGTTTGTTGGGTGACGGGTGTGGGGAATATAAGAGATGTGGTCCCTTTCCCAAGGTGGAAAGGGCATTGTAAGTACTAG